In a single window of the Necator americanus strain Aroian chromosome X, whole genome shotgun sequence genome:
- a CDS encoding hypothetical protein (NECATOR_CHRX.G26505.T1) has product MPSRQQVTRIMRASELRPEQALFHSQDCSHQQLMKSTVASISMLRTVAPTHRTNGSQNKRTQSGDWTLMTPGDKSTNTIASGELAQTTQPRDIGRTACGNCDATAGTRPLEPSQGALPLSSTRGWTHSTYNSPRHST; this is encoded by the coding sequence ATGCCCAGTCGCCAACAAGTAACACGAATTATGAGAGCTAGTGAACTAAGACCTGAGCAAGCTTTGTTCCACTCGCAGGACTGCTCGCACCAGCAATTGATGAAAAGCACTGTTGCAAGCATATCGATGCTCAGAACTGTAGCACCGACACACAGAACAAACGGCAGTCAGAACAAGCGTACACAATCAGGAGATTGGACTTTGATGACTCCGGGTGACAAGTCAACTAATACCATCGCATCGGGTGAACTGGCACAGACGACCCAGCCGCGGGACATCGGACGCACCGCATGTGGTAACTGCGACGCAACCGCAGGAACTCGTCCGCTAGAGCCCAGCCAAGGCGCTCTACCGTTGTCAAGCACGCGGGGTTGGACCCATAGCACCTACAACTCACCTCGGCATAGCACGTGA